The [Eubacterium] siraeum genome contains a region encoding:
- the ruvX gene encoding Holliday junction resolvase RuvX: MKIMAVDYGDAHTGLACCDRTQTLASPIGVIDERNFQTCVEKVAAAAVEYEVGEVVVGNPINMNGTYGPRSEKCRMFADMLQNFLEIPVVMWDERSTTVTAHNMMNDVNKRGKERKKVIDAVAAAVILQNYLDYKANLLAREKAKQEEK, encoded by the coding sequence ATGAAAATAATGGCTGTTGATTACGGCGATGCACACACAGGTCTTGCCTGCTGTGACAGAACGCAGACGCTTGCGTCACCTATAGGCGTTATAGACGAGAGAAATTTTCAGACGTGTGTTGAAAAGGTAGCCGCCGCCGCTGTCGAATATGAGGTCGGCGAGGTCGTGGTCGGAAATCCGATAAATATGAACGGAACATACGGACCGAGAAGTGAGAAGTGCAGAATGTTTGCAGATATGCTTCAGAATTTTCTCGAAATACCCGTTGTTATGTGGGACGAGCGTTCGACCACGGTCACTGCACACAATATGATGAATGACGTAAACAAGCGTGGCAAGGAGCGTAAAAAAGTGATTGACGCAGTTGCCGCCGCAGTTATTCTCCAGAATTATCTTGACTATAAGGCAAATCTGCTTGCAAGGGAAAAGGCTAAGCAGGAAGAGAAGTAA
- a CDS encoding NUDIX domain-containing protein, with the protein MAEYWDVYDKNRKRTGKLHKRGIRMQPGEYNIVCEAWIVSGNRLLVTQRCKYKNFGGLWECTGGAVKAGESSIDCIKREIKEEIGIDVADEELTFKGTKHGAAFFIDCYELHRDLSLDDLTLQTEEVSGAKFVTLAEFEKMQKEKKLIPGLFDFMTELEFSFVTGKTTCPKGNKK; encoded by the coding sequence GTGGCGGAATACTGGGACGTGTACGACAAGAACAGAAAGCGTACCGGAAAACTTCATAAAAGAGGTATCCGTATGCAGCCCGGCGAATACAATATCGTCTGTGAGGCGTGGATAGTAAGCGGTAACAGGCTGCTCGTTACACAACGCTGTAAGTATAAGAATTTCGGCGGTCTGTGGGAATGCACGGGCGGTGCGGTCAAAGCGGGAGAATCAAGCATTGACTGTATCAAGCGTGAGATAAAGGAAGAAATCGGCATAGATGTTGCCGATGAGGAGCTTACATTCAAAGGAACAAAGCACGGTGCGGCTTTCTTTATAGATTGCTACGAGCTGCACAGAGATCTGTCGCTTGACGATCTGACGCTTCAGACAGAGGAAGTGTCGGGTGCGAAGTTTGTCACGCTTGCGGAATTTGAGAAAATGCAGAAAGAGAAAAAACTCATTCCCGGATTGTTCGATTTTATGACGGAGCTTGAATTCAGCTTTGTTACAGGAAAAACTACTTGTCCGAAAGGAAATAAAAAATAA
- a CDS encoding TIGR03905 family TSCPD domain-containing protein, producing MTFEYTPKGVCSRKMIIDVENGKVEGLQVIGGCNGNLQGIAHLVQGMPVDEVIERLDGIKCGSKSSSCPAQLAEALKEYKANN from the coding sequence ATGACATTTGAATACACACCCAAGGGAGTATGTTCCCGTAAAATGATAATAGATGTTGAAAACGGCAAGGTAGAAGGCCTTCAGGTAATAGGCGGCTGCAACGGAAATCTGCAGGGTATAGCCCATCTTGTACAGGGTATGCCTGTTGATGAGGTTATCGAGCGTCTTGACGGTATAAAGTGCGGCTCAAAGAGCAGTTCATGTCCTGCTCAGCTTGCCGAGGCACTGAAAGAGTATAAAGCCAACAACTGA
- a CDS encoding NADP-dependent malic enzyme has product MATDIKQQALEKHYEWQGKIEVISRAPVNTREDLSLCYTPGVAQACLEIEKDPSLSYKLTRRKNLVAVITDGTAVLGLGDIGGLAGMPVMEGKCCLFKEFAGVDAFPICIKSKDVDEIVRTIELISDSFGGINIEDISAPRCFEIERRLKEKLDIPVFHDDQHGTAVVVGAALINAVRCAGKQMKDITVVINGAGAAGIAIGTFLLNMGIGNLIMVDINGIINRDDKYENPAHAEMAVKSNKNNIKGGLSEAMKGADVFIGVSKPGLVSEDMIKSMAEKPIVFAMANPEPEIMPDKALAAGAYIVGTGRSDFPNQINNVLVFPGIFKGALQCGAKAITEEMKKAAAYAIADIVTPDKLSREYIIPSPLDKSVAEAVATAVEKAAQK; this is encoded by the coding sequence ATGGCAACCGATATTAAACAGCAGGCACTGGAAAAGCACTATGAATGGCAAGGCAAGATAGAAGTTATTTCAAGAGCACCCGTTAACACAAGGGAGGATCTTTCGCTTTGCTATACGCCCGGTGTTGCACAGGCCTGTCTTGAAATAGAAAAGGACCCTTCGCTGTCATACAAGCTGACACGCCGTAAGAATTTAGTTGCGGTTATCACGGACGGTACTGCCGTACTCGGTCTTGGTGATATAGGCGGACTTGCAGGTATGCCCGTAATGGAAGGCAAATGCTGTCTGTTCAAGGAGTTCGCAGGCGTTGACGCATTCCCTATCTGCATAAAGTCTAAGGATGTTGACGAGATAGTTAGAACGATAGAGCTTATATCCGACAGCTTCGGCGGTATAAATATAGAGGATATATCCGCTCCGAGATGCTTTGAGATCGAACGCAGACTTAAGGAAAAGCTCGATATTCCCGTATTCCATGACGATCAGCACGGAACAGCCGTTGTAGTGGGTGCGGCTCTTATCAATGCGGTACGTTGTGCAGGCAAGCAGATGAAGGATATTACGGTTGTAATAAACGGTGCAGGTGCGGCAGGTATCGCAATAGGCACATTCCTGCTTAATATGGGAATAGGCAATCTTATCATGGTCGATATAAACGGTATCATCAACAGGGATGACAAGTACGAAAATCCCGCCCACGCAGAGATGGCTGTAAAATCAAACAAGAATAATATAAAGGGCGGACTTTCTGAGGCTATGAAGGGCGCAGACGTATTCATAGGCGTATCAAAGCCCGGTCTTGTGAGCGAGGATATGATAAAGTCGATGGCGGAAAAGCCGATAGTATTCGCTATGGCAAATCCCGAGCCTGAGATAATGCCCGACAAGGCTCTTGCCGCAGGCGCTTATATCGTAGGTACGGGCAGAAGCGACTTCCCCAACCAGATAAACAACGTTCTTGTATTCCCAGGAATATTCAAGGGCGCTTTACAGTGCGGAGCAAAGGCAATAACTGAAGAAATGAAGAAGGCTGCCGCTTATGCTATAGCCGATATTGTAACCCCCGACAAATTATCAAGAGAATACATAATCCCAAGCCCGCTTGACAAGTCGGTAGCCGAAGCGGTAGCCACAGCCGTTGAGAAAGCGGCACAGAAATAA
- a CDS encoding PHP domain-containing protein, translating to MKADLHCHTTMSDGSLGLEETIAQAKRYGIDYFAITDHDTLSSSSRAVVLGERYGVNVIPAVEFSTYDSKHGTKAHIICYNPEKPNRLEGLCLRTCELRKKRGKQMAMKVIEKYPITLESILRYATGSKVIFKCHIMHALMDYGYTTDLYGKVYDELFNPATGLCAEEVSTDMQDYPEVHFVLELIHSAGGVAVLAHPAVFDNFELLEELAAAGKIDGVEVWHQSATEEQRERLLKTAGEHNLITTGGSDFHGFYNHYPIAIGTNYTPDESLQRILKRKIK from the coding sequence ATGAAGGCTGATTTACATTGCCACACCACAATGTCTGACGGCTCACTGGGACTTGAGGAAACCATTGCACAGGCTAAGCGTTACGGTATTGATTATTTTGCGATAACCGACCACGACACGCTTTCTTCTTCGTCAAGGGCAGTAGTTCTCGGAGAACGTTACGGCGTAAACGTAATTCCTGCTGTCGAGTTTTCCACATATGACAGCAAACACGGAACTAAGGCACACATAATATGCTACAACCCCGAAAAACCGAACAGGCTTGAGGGTTTATGTCTGCGTACCTGTGAGCTTCGTAAGAAGCGTGGCAAGCAGATGGCTATGAAGGTGATTGAAAAGTATCCTATAACGCTTGAGAGCATATTGCGTTATGCGACAGGCAGTAAAGTCATATTCAAGTGTCATATCATGCACGCCCTGATGGATTACGGATATACGACCGACCTTTACGGCAAGGTGTATGACGAGCTGTTCAATCCTGCAACGGGACTTTGCGCAGAGGAAGTCAGCACGGATATGCAGGATTATCCCGAAGTACATTTCGTACTGGAGCTTATACATTCTGCAGGCGGTGTGGCTGTACTTGCTCACCCTGCGGTATTCGACAATTTCGAACTGCTCGAGGAGCTTGCCGCAGCAGGAAAGATAGACGGCGTGGAGGTATGGCACCAGAGTGCGACCGAAGAACAGCGTGAAAGGTTGCTCAAAACAGCAGGAGAGCATAATCTTATCACAACGGGCGGTTCGGATTTTCACGGATTCTATAACCACTATCCGATAGCTATCGGCACGAACTACACTCCCGATGAATCGCTTCAGCGTATTCTGAAACGGAAAATAAAATAA
- a CDS encoding YesL family protein — protein MAFKLFDYQSSGKGVSKSAPQKKPFFKYWEIFGRKFWKLIELNMLYVLFCIPIITFGPATAALTHVMRKFILEQPCFVFDEFFTAFKKNFKQSVFIGIVDVIMIVSVWIACFQFLMNESLPDGSLVFICIMICCATLVFIMHFYIYLEIVALNLSIGSILKNAVFLVFLGVKRNFIALIINLAIISLIVLFLPFSVFAVIFLPLSLMCFTTTFICYPVIQKYIVNPYYEERGERNPELGPITEEDIAENAVFVDRGGSEKEIKAAPKAHGKVIK, from the coding sequence TTGGCATTCAAGTTATTCGATTATCAAAGCTCGGGCAAGGGCGTATCAAAATCGGCACCGCAGAAAAAGCCGTTTTTCAAATATTGGGAAATATTCGGCAGAAAGTTCTGGAAGCTGATAGAGCTTAATATGCTGTATGTTCTTTTCTGCATACCCATAATTACCTTTGGACCTGCTACGGCGGCTCTTACTCACGTTATGAGAAAGTTCATTCTCGAACAGCCGTGCTTTGTTTTTGATGAATTCTTTACTGCTTTCAAGAAGAATTTCAAGCAGTCGGTCTTTATCGGTATAGTTGACGTTATAATGATAGTATCCGTCTGGATTGCCTGCTTCCAGTTCCTTATGAACGAATCGCTTCCCGACGGCTCGCTTGTGTTTATCTGCATTATGATATGCTGTGCTACTCTTGTGTTTATAATGCACTTCTATATTTATCTTGAGATCGTTGCACTGAACCTTTCAATCGGCTCGATACTCAAGAACGCTGTTTTCCTTGTTTTCCTGGGAGTAAAGCGTAATTTCATTGCGCTTATCATCAATCTCGCTATAATAAGTCTTATTGTGCTTTTTTTACCTTTTTCGGTATTTGCGGTTATATTCTTACCGTTGTCGCTTATGTGCTTTACCACTACATTCATTTGTTATCCCGTGATACAGAAGTATATTGTCAATCCGTATTATGAGGAGCGTGGTGAACGCAACCCCGAGCTTGGCCCGATAACCGAGGAGGATATTGCCGAAAATGCCGTGTTTGTTGACAGAGGCGGCAGTGAAAAAGAGATCAAGGCGGCTCCCAAGGCTCACGGAAAAGTTATCAAATAG
- the dusB gene encoding tRNA dihydrouridine synthase DusB yields the protein MEYITIGNVKIEKTASLAPMASVADKAMRTMCKKYGAALLTGEMASAKGLCYSDRKTAALLTVTDYERPMAIQLFGSEPEFMAKAAVIAAQYKPDFIDINCGCPVPKVAGNGAGSALMNDPVLLGHIVEAVVKATDIPVTVKIRKGWDEKNVNAVEVARVAQESGASAVAVHGRTKNQMYSGKADLEIIAEVKQALSIAVIGNGDVDSGESCKRMYDYTGCDLVMVGRAACGRPWIFSEIKHYLETGETLPPPSPDEQLEIMNEHIRLLCADKGEYIGMKEARKHTAWYLKGRPGAAKLRNMCGSLATLEDFDNMLTLIRNTAQQDI from the coding sequence GTGGAATACATTACAATCGGAAATGTTAAAATAGAAAAAACCGCTTCACTGGCTCCGATGGCATCTGTTGCCGATAAGGCAATGCGTACTATGTGCAAGAAATACGGAGCGGCATTACTCACAGGAGAAATGGCAAGCGCAAAAGGGCTGTGCTATTCCGACAGGAAAACTGCGGCTCTGCTTACCGTCACCGATTATGAGCGTCCTATGGCGATACAGCTTTTCGGCAGTGAGCCGGAATTTATGGCAAAGGCGGCTGTTATTGCGGCGCAGTACAAGCCCGACTTCATAGATATAAACTGCGGCTGTCCCGTACCAAAGGTAGCAGGCAACGGCGCAGGCTCCGCACTTATGAATGATCCCGTTCTTCTCGGACATATCGTTGAAGCTGTTGTAAAAGCCACCGATATTCCTGTAACGGTGAAGATAAGAAAGGGCTGGGACGAAAAGAACGTGAACGCCGTAGAGGTTGCCCGTGTTGCTCAGGAAAGCGGAGCGTCTGCCGTTGCCGTTCACGGCAGGACAAAAAATCAGATGTACAGCGGTAAGGCTGACCTTGAGATAATCGCAGAGGTTAAGCAGGCACTCAGCATAGCGGTGATAGGAAACGGCGATGTTGACAGTGGCGAAAGCTGTAAACGTATGTACGATTACACAGGTTGCGATCTGGTTATGGTCGGCAGAGCCGCCTGCGGCAGACCGTGGATATTTTCGGAAATAAAGCACTATCTTGAAACAGGTGAAACACTGCCTCCCCCCTCCCCCGACGAACAGCTTGAAATAATGAACGAGCATATAAGACTGCTTTGTGCCGATAAGGGCGAATATATCGGTATGAAGGAGGCACGCAAGCATACCGCATGGTACCTCAAGGGCAGACCCGGTGCGGCTAAACTGCGCAATATGTGCGGCAGCCTTGCAACACTTGAAGATTTCGACAATATGCTGACGCTGATAAGAAATACGGCTCAGCAGGATATATAA
- a CDS encoding ATP-binding protein, whose protein sequence is MKETAHKLKSLTAFDISGDYLIDQFERLASDDEETAINAYTNIARYLLTNDITLADYLRELLTYADSKLIESYIRKEDTNKQYAVEYDVSVIKELAKMSAHKLKDYLFQKFNENFIFSLPEYVTGGFDCNAEYFIRHISENGSGIYAKYKAFVYDNGLLHPIEKPDAIRLSDLKKYESQRKQIVDNTRAFIAGHPADNALLYGDRGTGKSSTVKALLNEYANLRIVQVDKKDVACLPTLYKTLSESPLKFIIFIDDLSFGENDEGFGILKKVLEGSVCGRPSNILIYATTNRRHLIKETESSRMGDNVHSADEIDESMSLSDRFGLFVTFLAPNKETYLEIVRSLILDRGIIIDADKLDRCAERFALKRNGRSPRIARQFADSLQSKLALGIDPEKM, encoded by the coding sequence ATGAAAGAAACGGCACACAAGTTAAAATCACTTACGGCATTTGACATAAGCGGCGATTATCTGATAGATCAGTTTGAACGCCTTGCAAGCGACGATGAAGAAACCGCTATCAATGCTTATACAAACATAGCACGGTATCTGCTGACGAACGACATAACGCTTGCCGATTACCTCCGTGAGCTTCTCACCTACGCAGACTCAAAGCTCATCGAAAGCTACATCAGAAAAGAAGATACCAACAAGCAATATGCGGTTGAATATGACGTATCGGTAATCAAGGAGCTTGCCAAAATGTCGGCTCACAAGCTGAAGGATTATCTTTTCCAGAAGTTCAACGAGAATTTTATTTTCTCGCTCCCCGAATATGTTACGGGCGGCTTTGACTGCAACGCCGAATACTTCATCCGCCATATAAGCGAGAACGGAAGCGGCATTTACGCAAAATATAAAGCGTTTGTATATGATAACGGCTTGCTTCATCCGATAGAAAAGCCCGACGCAATACGTCTGTCAGATCTGAAGAAATACGAATCGCAGAGAAAGCAGATAGTCGACAACACAAGAGCATTCATAGCAGGTCACCCTGCCGACAATGCCCTGCTCTACGGCGACAGAGGCACGGGAAAATCATCGACCGTCAAAGCGCTTCTCAACGAATATGCAAATCTGCGTATCGTACAGGTCGACAAAAAGGATGTTGCCTGCCTGCCCACGCTCTACAAAACACTCAGCGAAAGCCCACTGAAATTCATAATCTTTATAGACGATCTTTCATTCGGTGAAAACGATGAAGGCTTCGGCATACTCAAGAAGGTTCTGGAAGGCTCTGTCTGCGGAAGACCGTCAAATATACTCATATATGCGACCACCAACCGCCGCCATCTTATCAAGGAAACCGAAAGCAGCCGTATGGGCGACAATGTTCACAGTGCGGATGAAATTGACGAAAGTATGTCACTGTCCGACAGATTCGGTCTGTTTGTGACATTCCTCGCACCGAACAAGGAAACCTATCTCGAAATAGTCCGCAGCCTTATCCTTGACAGAGGCATAATAATAGACGCAGACAAGCTCGACAGATGTGCGGAAAGATTTGCTCTTAAGAGAAACGGCAGATCCCCGAGAATAGCAAGACAGTTCGCCGACAGCCTGCAATCAAAGCTCGCACTCGGCATAGATCCGGAGAAAATGTGA
- a CDS encoding helical backbone metal receptor — MKKKIPLLISALLMLTFAISGCENIVLVPGRSSGAITESSEASEPLSAYPVTLNDTEILKAPEKIVSLTPAYTEILFEMGYGDRIVAVSDYCDYPESVKELPKAASSANPDIAAIKKLSPDLVITATPIVTKDRISLEAQGTKVLTIASPKTIEEFENIYKFFGLAMNGIFDGESAGEKAFAPVKKQLDSIKKTDKTFIYVTAANTPAGKDTFENAILSLFGTNIAESASGYTYNPEMLKDNQPDLIFVSDTIGKDMLTTNENYSGLKAVKDGKITVVKNKYFERPSGRITELLTEIAKAFPAEKPETASSKTESTDSKESNNENSKETENSKPEPVSSDVSE; from the coding sequence ATGAAGAAAAAAATACCGCTTTTGATTTCGGCACTGCTTATGCTGACCTTTGCGATAAGCGGATGTGAAAATATCGTACTCGTACCGGGCAGATCGTCCGGTGCGATAACGGAAAGCAGTGAGGCTTCAGAGCCGCTGAGCGCATACCCCGTGACGCTGAACGACACGGAGATATTGAAAGCTCCCGAAAAAATAGTATCGCTTACCCCCGCCTATACAGAGATTCTTTTTGAAATGGGCTACGGCGACAGGATAGTTGCCGTCAGTGACTACTGTGACTACCCCGAAAGCGTAAAGGAGCTGCCGAAAGCCGCAAGCAGTGCGAATCCCGATATTGCGGCGATAAAAAAGCTCTCACCCGACCTTGTGATAACCGCAACACCTATCGTCACAAAGGACAGAATCTCACTGGAGGCGCAAGGCACAAAAGTTCTGACAATTGCGTCCCCGAAAACCATTGAGGAATTTGAAAACATCTACAAATTTTTCGGGCTTGCAATGAACGGCATTTTCGACGGTGAATCTGCAGGTGAAAAAGCATTCGCCCCCGTAAAAAAACAGCTTGATTCGATTAAAAAGACCGACAAAACTTTTATATACGTCACCGCCGCAAATACCCCCGCAGGCAAGGATACGTTTGAAAATGCAATACTCAGCCTTTTCGGCACAAACATAGCCGAGAGTGCAAGCGGTTATACCTATAACCCCGAAATGTTGAAGGACAATCAGCCCGACCTTATTTTCGTCAGCGACACTATAGGCAAGGATATGCTTACCACAAACGAAAATTATTCCGGACTTAAGGCGGTAAAGGACGGAAAAATCACCGTTGTGAAAAACAAATATTTTGAACGTCCGAGCGGCAGGATTACCGAGCTTCTGACAGAGATCGCAAAGGCATTCCCTGCCGAAAAGCCCGAAACCGCAAGCAGTAAGACCGAAAGTACCGACAGCAAAGAAAGCAACAATGAAAACAGCAAAGAAACCGAAAACAGCAAGCCTGAACCGGTTTCATCCGATGTTTCCGAATAA
- the alaS gene encoding alanine--tRNA ligase, translating into MKWTGLNDLRESYLKFFESKGHLRMASAPLVPQGDNSVLLINAGMTPLKKYFQGIEEPPRHRVTTCQKCIRTPDIDNVGKTARHGTYFEMLGNFSFGDYFKHEATAWAWEYLTKVLEIPEDRLWVTIYEEDDEAGDIWANEVGVPRDRIIKLGKADNFWEHGSGPCGPCSEIHFDRGEKYGPFESFEQAGECDRIIEIWNLVFTQFDNDGKGNYTQLATKNIDTGMGLERLACVMQDVDNLFEVDTIQNIMKKICSVAGVNYHDDPTTDVSIRVITDHIRSTTFMVGDGIRPSNEGRGYVLRRLLRRAARHGRMLGVNRPFLYEICDTVINENLTAYPELDEKREYIKKVIKTEEESFAKTVDKGMQILGEFIKELSADDTRKPILSGENLFKLHDTYGFPIDLTREILQEKNIGIDEERFFELMNEQKAKARSNQAFKGGWDEATANALSGLTTTFVGYKSLTADSKILAMIKDGEVTDVCNEGDEVTVVLDITPFYAESGGQVGDCGTITAGENVMQVIDTKKTGAGQFICNCHVESGCFYTDDSVKSAVDEKKRMATARNHTCAHLLQAALRKVLGDHVHQAGSFVDPYRCRFDFSHFSAVTPEELEKIEMLVNDWILAGIPVVTEELPIEEARKKGAMALFGEKYGDIVRVVQAGDVSTEFCGGTHLDNTAKAGLFKIISETSVASGVRRIEAVTGYNVLSAYDQTKAMVTNIAQVLKIANPTAVMQKCENMMNEMHAMQAEIDRLNGIISMSQMKNVTEGATEVNGIKVFSAMLSGVTGDSLRKAGDKLKDANDSFIAVLAGVSDGKGNFLCIASPEAVAKGANAGKIVKEIAAIAGGKGGGKPDTAMAGIADVTKIDEALLALTDIVKNMIG; encoded by the coding sequence ATGAAATGGACAGGACTAAACGATCTTAGAGAAAGCTATCTGAAATTTTTCGAAAGCAAAGGACATCTGAGAATGGCATCGGCACCGCTGGTACCGCAGGGAGATAACTCCGTACTGCTTATAAACGCAGGTATGACACCTCTCAAGAAATACTTCCAGGGCATTGAAGAACCGCCCAGACACCGTGTAACAACTTGTCAGAAGTGTATCAGAACACCCGACATCGACAACGTAGGTAAAACTGCAAGACACGGCACATATTTCGAAATGCTCGGCAACTTCTCATTCGGAGATTACTTCAAGCACGAGGCTACGGCATGGGCGTGGGAGTATCTCACAAAGGTACTTGAAATCCCTGAGGACAGACTCTGGGTAACGATTTACGAAGAAGACGATGAAGCTGGCGACATCTGGGCTAACGAAGTCGGCGTACCCCGTGACAGAATAATCAAACTCGGCAAGGCAGACAACTTCTGGGAGCACGGAAGCGGCCCCTGCGGCCCCTGCTCTGAGATACACTTTGACAGAGGTGAAAAGTACGGTCCTTTCGAGAGCTTTGAACAGGCAGGAGAATGTGACAGAATTATCGAGATATGGAACCTCGTATTCACACAGTTCGACAATGACGGCAAGGGTAACTATACTCAGCTTGCAACAAAGAACATTGATACAGGTATGGGACTTGAGCGTCTTGCCTGCGTAATGCAGGATGTTGACAACCTGTTCGAGGTTGATACTATTCAGAACATAATGAAGAAGATTTGCTCCGTTGCAGGTGTAAACTATCACGATGACCCCACAACAGACGTTTCTATCCGTGTTATCACCGACCATATCCGTTCAACGACATTTATGGTTGGCGACGGTATCCGTCCTTCAAACGAAGGCAGAGGTTACGTTCTGCGCCGTCTGTTAAGACGTGCCGCAAGACACGGCAGAATGCTCGGCGTAAACAGACCCTTCCTCTATGAGATATGCGACACGGTTATAAATGAAAACCTCACAGCTTATCCCGAGCTTGACGAAAAGAGAGAATATATAAAGAAGGTCATCAAGACCGAAGAAGAGAGCTTTGCAAAGACAGTTGACAAGGGTATGCAGATACTCGGCGAGTTTATAAAGGAGCTTTCGGCAGACGATACACGCAAGCCCATCTTAAGCGGCGAGAACCTTTTCAAGCTGCACGACACATACGGCTTCCCCATAGACCTTACAAGAGAAATCCTTCAGGAGAAGAATATCGGTATAGATGAAGAACGATTCTTTGAGCTTATGAATGAGCAGAAAGCAAAGGCACGCTCAAATCAGGCATTCAAGGGCGGCTGGGACGAAGCTACGGCCAATGCGCTCAGCGGACTTACTACCACATTCGTAGGCTACAAGTCGCTTACCGCCGACAGCAAGATTCTTGCTATGATAAAGGACGGCGAGGTCACCGATGTATGCAACGAGGGTGACGAGGTAACGGTAGTTCTTGATATTACACCTTTCTACGCAGAAAGCGGCGGACAGGTAGGCGACTGCGGTACAATTACGGCAGGCGAAAACGTAATGCAGGTTATCGACACCAAGAAGACAGGCGCAGGACAGTTTATCTGCAACTGCCATGTCGAGAGCGGTTGCTTCTATACGGACGACAGCGTAAAATCGGCTGTCGATGAAAAGAAGCGTATGGCTACAGCAAGAAACCACACCTGTGCACATCTTTTACAGGCGGCGCTCAGAAAGGTTCTCGGCGACCACGTTCATCAGGCAGGCTCTTTTGTAGATCCCTACAGATGCCGTTTCGACTTCAGCCACTTCAGCGCAGTAACTCCCGAAGAGCTTGAAAAGATTGAAATGCTCGTAAATGACTGGATTCTTGCAGGTATCCCCGTTGTAACCGAAGAACTTCCTATCGAGGAAGCACGCAAGAAGGGCGCAATGGCTCTGTTCGGTGAAAAGTACGGCGATATTGTAAGAGTTGTACAGGCAGGCGATGTTTCTACGGAATTCTGCGGCGGTACTCACCTTGACAATACCGCAAAGGCAGGTCTGTTCAAGATAATTTCCGAAACATCGGTAGCTTCAGGCGTAAGAAGAATCGAAGCTGTAACAGGCTACAATGTACTCTCCGCATACGATCAGACAAAGGCAATGGTTACAAACATTGCTCAGGTACTGAAAATAGCAAATCCCACCGCCGTAATGCAGAAGTGCGAAAACATGATGAACGAGATGCACGCTATGCAAGCTGAAATAGACCGCCTTAACGGCATCATTTCAATGAGCCAGATGAAGAATGTAACAGAGGGCGCAACAGAAGTAAACGGTATAAAGGTATTCTCCGCTATGCTTTCGGGTGTAACGGGCGACAGCCTCAGAAAAGCCGGCGACAAGCTGAAAGACGCTAACGATTCGTTCATCGCCGTGCTTGCAGGTGTATCCGACGGCAAGGGCAACTTCCTTTGTATCGCAAGCCCCGAAGCTGTTGCCAAGGGTGCAAACGCAGGAAAGATAGTAAAGGAAATTGCGGCTATTGCAGGCGGTAAGGGCGGCGGAAAGCCCGACACAGCTATGGCAGGCATCGCAGATGTAACAAAGATTGACGAGGCTCTGCTTGCGCTTACCGATATAGTAAAGAATATGATTGGCTGA
- a CDS encoding histidine triad nucleotide-binding protein encodes MDCIFCKIVSGEIPSEKVYESDKVIAFKDINPMAPVHILIIPKEHIGGVDELNESNAGIVKDIMLVAKHLAESFNLENGWRIVSNVGEDGGQTVRHLHFHLLGGKKLSVELA; translated from the coding sequence ATGGATTGCATTTTTTGTAAAATTGTTTCAGGCGAAATCCCTTCCGAAAAGGTATACGAGAGCGATAAAGTAATCGCTTTCAAGGATATTAATCCTATGGCACCGGTACATATCCTTATCATTCCCAAAGAACATATCGGCGGTGTCGATGAGCTTAACGAAAGCAATGCCGGTATAGTAAAAGACATTATGCTTGTTGCAAAGCATCTTGCCGAGTCCTTCAACCTTGAAAACGGCTGGAGAATCGTTTCAAACGTGGGTGAAGACGGCGGCCAAACAGTGCGTCACCTCCACTTCCACTTACTCGGCGGCAAAAAGCTGAGCGTTGAGCTTGCTTAA